gCAGCCACTTGACAAAGATACAGAGACATATCCCactgaaaattttaaagttCTTATTTTTAATCACAAAGAGTATTCGAAAGATTTACTACTTGGTTAGTATTCacagtttatgtatattattcattaatttGTTAAATTTCCCATAACTTTATTGAATATTTAGTGCAAAGAAATGGATCAGAGAATGACATAAACGATCTTGGAAAACAATTCAATGAACTTAAATATGACGTACAGACATACACAGATAAACCAGATCGTTTAACGAAAGACAAACTTTTCAGCATTATAAAAGAAGGTAAACTGCCATATATTTCAATTGCGTAAAATACAGTCAAATTTTACAAATGGACAAGAGAATCCATCAATCTCAATGAAGACTTTTTTTGGttgagagacgagatatgattttttatatagatctatgcccaatgaacacaaatctggtaataaaaaatgttgattggctcgagatttggagatatatgtgttttttaaatcgccggatttttctatatcttggtgttgttctgtcgatgtctcaaaatctgtcaatttcctgttcaaaatgaatattggaatctatagtcgggtatttatctttcatttgtagtacttttcagctttcaaatctctctaagtagtcgtccagttcaaatcaaaagtcaaaagtacgtattttctcTTGGGATttattcccactgttaatactattttatatagagtattttctattgaaacatgtttattgggatagttttctgatcatattattttttgtttccgtttaaaagggttaattgtcaatatgatttaaaattacatacaggttgtataaatatctaaattatatacttacatatgtgtacatatataaatgtcaatatattaattttgaaatgaataGTGTTAAAGAACCAGGAAAAATTTGACGCTTTGATTCTAATAATAATGACCCACGGTGATATTCAAGAATTAGCCGCTTACGATCAAACATACAAAATTAAAGATCTTCTTGATCTGTTTAAGGATGAAATGATAGACAAACCAAAGCTCATTATACTAAATGTTAATATCGTGACTCATTATGGTTATATAATATGACTTACATATGCTATGGTTATTCattggaatattttaaatattgcaggCGTGTCGGATACCAAAGACGGATATAAGTACAGAAATTTTCCCTGAACTGAAAGTGGAAAATTGCATGGTGGTATATGCGGCTTACCCAGGACAACCAGGAAATAGATCAACCAAAGGAAGTCGACTTGTCCGCTCGTTGCGAATAGCTCTCAGGCAATTGGTGCAATTGAGAGAAAAGCGACTAGTACTTGATATTTTCACTGATATTATGAGACATGTCTCCACAAAAAGTATTCCAGGCAACAGACAAATGCCCATGGTAGCATTTAATTTGGagaaaaatttttttattggaattGACAACGATGatattgtacaataaataaaaataaattcgggCGTGACTAACccttgactttatctatgtatttgaggaatataagaaagtcacaaaaaaaaatcctatgttgaaccgtacagacacattcacacataccggcagcattatgaaatactaatagctaagacagcattttcgatacaaattgagcgcaaaagtATGGAaatttgcacaagacaaaagttctacttccagttgtcggattttcttcaattttttttatcacttaaaaacactatcagtattatacacaataaatataaaaaagattaaaatagtgaaatattgttttaaaaaaaaatattacttccggtttacgaattctgaccaaaaccttatcagctctaagttagtacataaagaatacaaatataaattttcagcttgatacgtttaggggtgtggacaaaatagtgggcacaacatttttgacctttctaagaggaaaaaatcccacttccgattcattaaattttgtgattttcttttatttttacttaaaatcactatctttattatacacaataaatatcatgaatcttaaaattacttaaaaggtcaaaataaaataatgaaatattgtttaaaaaaaaaatactacttccggtttacgaattctgacaaaAACCtcagcagctctaagttagtacataaagaatacaaatatacattttcagcttaatacgttcagggatgtggacagaatcgaggcgacaacatttttgacctttctaagaggaaaaaatcccacttcctgtttataaaatttaatgatttttttttattttcatcacattgatacaagaatactTGAATTTTTCATGACGAGCACACAtgcttaaggggtcgaaaaaaatagtggaagaaaaaatttaggtacttttaattagatattatttatggaagagcTAATACCGGTGTGAATGGGTCATCGATCGACAACGATCGACGGcgaactattttaatttttaatatgaatcgtgacatctatgtatgttttaaatatttctattttagcACATTATTAgaagtttatatataaatctacAGATGGtagtaaaacatttattttcttcaatagttttttataaatgagATTCCTTGTATTTAAGGAttacaatttaccgtcaaattttataaaccggtaaacggtaaatgattattcctactaccggtataccggtatttaccaataaataaaaaaatgttgtttttttgtgtattagatataatataactgtatgtggtttattttactaaaaacgttaacctagattgaatcataaccagggacccgaaccgttacttttttcgttccggTTCGATAAATATATCAATCTTAGTTCAactttcgtatatacatatgtacatacatacatatgtacatataaatataattataataagataaatatttagtattacTTTTGGTTTATAAGAtccattcaaaatattgtttttcaataatattatgattttactATCTTTCTTTTCTTTACTTTATGTTTTTTTGTCATATAAGTGTGTCATGTGATAAaaacacatattatttttttcactacttttttatattgatattgttttcttttaatgttaatttttatattaaaagatttatattttatattatacgatttacttaaatgggtttttacctgtacaaataaataaaaaaagataataatttttttaggataacctagtaaaaaaatatataataggaTATTTTACTgaaagaacatacatatgtatgttatatgaaCTTACTTTATGTTATTTTTCCATTTCTAGTTGAATACACTCATTTTCGCacattaaaagaaatatgtccgaaaaattaatttaatttatttactcaaTTAAACacctttatttaattctcaacTCATTGGCAacgattttcaatatttcaaattcattttCAATCAACTCACAACATATTgagtaaggcttccaatcccgggatcccggaatcccggtgttttctggtaccgtaaatcccggtgctgatactggtctgaataccgggattacggtgctggtaaaaatttctttaaaaatattatttttacaaaaataatatggaaaaaaaacaaaaaacgacattatataatgaacgatggtgggatgagcaatgacagtcacaGTCCATTTGTTTGTCACCCGTTTCTTCCACCCGCTTCttccacccgtttcgacgccggcttgccgtttc
The nucleotide sequence above comes from Arctopsyche grandis isolate Sample6627 chromosome 4, ASM5162203v2, whole genome shotgun sequence. Encoded proteins:
- the LOC143910569 gene encoding caspase-3-like, with the protein product MSSGNEEKLYDINKWMEGFKLSKLLNLDEKESYTINRCKVMIFNHNKFKIQGLDERKGSILDRDDLKKKFNNLNYDVQTHKEKPGDELTKEKLFQTIGEGEIAKNTDEAPSHANPLSNLDAEWEENFQISKQQPLDKDTETYPTENFKVLIFNHKEYSKDLLLVQRNGSENDINDLGKQFNELKYDVQTYTDKPDRLTKDKLFSIIKEVLKNQEKFDALILIIMTHGDIQELAAYDQTYKIKDLLDLFKDEMIDKPKLIILNACRIPKTDISTEIFPELKVENCMVVYAAYPGQPGNRSTKGSRLVRSLRIALRQLVQLREKRLVLDIFTDIMRHVSTKSIPGNRQMPMVAFNLEKNFFIGIDNDDIVQ